In one window of Nocardiopsis aegyptia DNA:
- a CDS encoding thymidine kinase has product MAELKYFTGAMNSGKSTMALQEHHSRGGEGVLYTKQDRAGEGIISSRLGLTSPAIEVGDHLDLYDDIADRKAPYVICDEAQFLSHKQVGQLAGAVDGMGIDVYCYGILTDFQGQLFPGSQRLVELADKIEVLPVSARCWCGSRATHNARVVDGVMIYQGEQVHIGGTESYATLCRHHFMAGIA; this is encoded by the coding sequence ATGGCGGAGCTGAAGTACTTCACCGGGGCGATGAACTCGGGCAAGAGCACGATGGCTCTGCAGGAACACCACTCACGCGGCGGCGAGGGAGTGCTCTACACGAAGCAGGACCGCGCCGGCGAGGGGATCATCTCGTCCCGCCTCGGCCTGACGTCCCCCGCCATCGAGGTCGGTGACCACCTCGACCTGTACGACGACATCGCCGATCGCAAGGCCCCGTACGTGATCTGCGACGAAGCCCAGTTCCTGTCGCACAAGCAGGTGGGCCAGCTGGCCGGAGCCGTCGACGGCATGGGCATCGACGTGTACTGCTACGGCATCCTGACCGACTTCCAGGGGCAGTTGTTCCCCGGCTCCCAGCGCCTGGTCGAACTCGCCGACAAGATCGAGGTCCTCCCCGTGTCGGCTCGGTGCTGGTGCGGCAGCCGGGCGACGCACAACGCCCGCGTGGTCGACGGCGTCATGATCTACCAGGGCGAGCAGGTCCACATCGGCGGGACGGAATCCTACGCCACCCTGTGCCGCCACCACTTCATGGCCGGCATCGCCTGA
- a CDS encoding DUF695 domain-containing protein: MALFRRRRSADSTSAVTAFWDAWPTARDALANAVETDQPAPSEVSEEVSELVRKIHPDLDWEVGRAPSRPSGGLDDLDLSMDADPSKLLEQLAAMDDPSKLTEGPVYAMTLRPGTSEEARVQAERWARSAPEDDQWAFLPVRRADHEKLSSTVTWDDHELDLSHVSVSMRVNQAAGRIEVGVYHPDNMFLSEETRQGVAEHVTLLALGEDDMVRWIGKVAPLDEAPLDPLPPTSMPAVVRQMVDLLGGPGGWAGFEGRVPIQGGLEFRIRHPLTRRDYPALSLYVHVVVPYTHLDEDRLPAEESLSALTELEERLTVLLGDNGALFARQTTGGRRQYHYYLDPDSGVLPEFEAALTDWPEGEVRLRTHLDPQWSQFNAIRRPYLRKLDG, encoded by the coding sequence ATGGCTCTGTTCCGTCGTCGTCGCTCCGCCGACTCCACCTCCGCCGTCACCGCGTTCTGGGACGCCTGGCCGACCGCGCGCGACGCGCTCGCCAACGCCGTCGAGACCGACCAGCCGGCTCCGTCCGAGGTGTCGGAGGAGGTGAGCGAGTTGGTGAGGAAGATCCACCCGGACCTGGACTGGGAAGTGGGCCGGGCGCCGAGCCGCCCGAGCGGCGGTCTGGACGACCTCGACCTGTCGATGGACGCGGACCCGAGCAAGCTCCTGGAGCAGCTCGCGGCGATGGACGACCCGTCGAAGCTCACCGAGGGCCCGGTCTACGCCATGACCCTGCGCCCGGGCACCTCCGAGGAGGCCCGCGTGCAGGCCGAGCGCTGGGCCCGGTCGGCGCCCGAGGACGACCAGTGGGCCTTCCTCCCGGTCCGCCGCGCCGACCACGAGAAGCTCTCGTCCACCGTCACCTGGGACGACCATGAACTCGACCTGTCGCACGTGTCGGTGTCGATGCGCGTCAACCAGGCGGCGGGCCGGATCGAGGTGGGCGTCTACCACCCCGACAACATGTTCCTGTCGGAGGAGACCCGCCAGGGCGTCGCCGAGCACGTCACTCTGCTGGCGCTGGGCGAGGACGACATGGTGCGGTGGATCGGGAAGGTGGCGCCGCTGGACGAGGCGCCCCTGGACCCGCTGCCGCCCACGTCCATGCCGGCGGTCGTCCGGCAGATGGTCGACCTGCTCGGCGGCCCGGGCGGATGGGCGGGTTTCGAGGGCCGGGTGCCGATCCAGGGCGGGTTGGAGTTCCGGATCCGGCACCCCCTGACCCGACGCGACTACCCGGCGCTGTCGCTGTACGTCCACGTGGTCGTGCCGTACACGCACCTGGACGAGGACCGGCTTCCGGCGGAGGAGTCGCTCAGCGCGCTGACGGAGCTGGAGGAGCGGCTGACCGTCCTGCTGGGCGACAACGGAGCACTCTTCGCACGGCAGACCACCGGTGGGCGCCGCCAGTACCACTACTACCTGGACCCGGACTCCGGTGTGCTGCCGGAGTTCGAGGCGGCCCTGACGGACTGGCCCGAGGGAGAGGTGAGGCTGCGTACGCACCTCGACCCGCAGTGGTCGCAGTTCAACGCCATTCGCCGTCCGTACCTGCGCAAGCTCGACGGGTAG
- a CDS encoding ion transporter, whose product MRRSQVVQVVESRWFSNAMLVVILINAAILGWSTYGGSVQPYLLFVERIVVGVFVVELTLKIIAWRGRFFRDPWNWFDFFVVVISVIPATGPFSVLRILRVLRILRVITAVPQMRTIISALFRAVPGMGTVIGLLLVVIYTAAILGQQLFGEDVPQYFGDLGTSLYTLFTVMTTENWPDFADAVAEDHPMGWMFFVGYIVLTTFIILNLVIGVIVTSMEQEVDSRWWVEDQELEAVQHEAVMAKLAELSEQVARLDRMVRDHGGDPDTAEPVGQGASAAHEPVHPPNGSG is encoded by the coding sequence TTGCGGCGTTCGCAGGTCGTGCAGGTGGTCGAGAGCCGTTGGTTCTCGAACGCGATGCTCGTGGTGATCCTGATCAATGCCGCCATTTTGGGTTGGTCAACTTACGGGGGTTCTGTCCAGCCGTATTTGCTGTTCGTCGAGCGGATCGTGGTCGGCGTCTTCGTCGTCGAACTGACTCTGAAGATCATCGCGTGGCGAGGCCGATTCTTCCGGGACCCGTGGAACTGGTTCGACTTCTTCGTGGTCGTCATCTCCGTCATCCCCGCCACCGGCCCCTTCTCGGTCCTGCGCATCCTGCGCGTGCTGCGGATCCTGCGGGTGATCACCGCCGTCCCGCAGATGCGGACGATCATCAGTGCGCTCTTCCGTGCGGTGCCGGGGATGGGCACGGTCATCGGACTGCTCCTGGTGGTCATCTACACGGCCGCGATCCTGGGACAGCAGCTCTTCGGTGAGGACGTCCCGCAATACTTCGGCGACCTGGGGACGTCGCTCTACACGCTGTTCACGGTGATGACGACGGAGAACTGGCCGGACTTCGCCGATGCCGTCGCCGAGGACCATCCGATGGGGTGGATGTTCTTCGTCGGCTACATCGTGCTGACGACCTTCATCATCCTCAATCTCGTGATCGGCGTCATCGTGACGTCGATGGAGCAGGAGGTGGACTCCCGATGGTGGGTCGAGGACCAGGAGTTGGAGGCCGTCCAGCACGAAGCCGTCATGGCCAAGCTGGCGGAGCTGAGCGAGCAGGTCGCGCGCCTGGACCGCATGGTGCGCGATCACGGGGGAGACCCGGACACGGCCGAGCCCGTCGGCCAGGGGGCGTCCGCCGCCCACGAACCGGTCCACCCGCCGAACGGCAGCGGGTAG
- a CDS encoding RICIN domain-containing protein: protein MPPLFSSPRRTRGPSRLRTWATSAIATVVAMAGLVVAAPAASADEVDANTWFTLRNVHSGLVLDVDTGSTEPGAGLVQSDHTGAAHQQFRFLPSGSGAYRLQARHSDQVVDVARGSAEDGADIVQWPDRDNANQRWSATVDGDRVTLVNEGSGKALEVWARSTEPAARVSQYTPNGGANQQWDLVPVIAGGGGDGSPTDPAIHYFGRWDTRDSGAYVPGWAGAYLETSFTGTSVAANQRGTIDLYYSVDGGPYTWLRDVSGTVTLADGLADGEHTLRLGYREVAGSYTGDAVFRGLAFDPGAGTVASTPPDRVIEFVGDSITVGQPNGNRPFTSYPWLVGERLGAGHTQIAQGGACLLPSDCYGMLDWFLRTSSADGSPAWDFRYDAAAVVINLGTNDIGRRPTSEEFRDGYVELIARARAEYPTAEIFALRTFRGRYTTETEEAVRIHNDRGDGGVRFVDTTGWIGDEHLVDSVHPNEAGHRVIADRLTPIIGGQLG from the coding sequence ATGCCCCCGCTCTTCTCCTCCCCGCGCAGAACGCGCGGGCCCTCCCGCCTCCGGACGTGGGCCACGAGCGCCATCGCGACCGTGGTCGCCATGGCCGGGCTCGTGGTCGCCGCGCCGGCGGCCTCCGCGGACGAGGTCGACGCGAACACCTGGTTCACACTGCGGAACGTGCACTCGGGCCTCGTCCTGGACGTGGACACGGGTTCCACCGAACCCGGCGCCGGGCTCGTGCAGTCGGACCACACCGGCGCGGCCCACCAGCAGTTCCGGTTCCTGCCCTCCGGCAGTGGCGCCTACCGGCTCCAGGCCCGGCACAGCGACCAGGTGGTCGACGTGGCCCGGGGCAGCGCCGAGGACGGCGCCGACATCGTGCAGTGGCCCGACCGGGACAACGCCAACCAGCGTTGGAGCGCCACCGTCGACGGCGACCGCGTGACGCTGGTCAACGAGGGCTCCGGCAAGGCGCTGGAAGTGTGGGCGCGGTCGACCGAACCCGCTGCCCGCGTCTCCCAGTACACCCCGAACGGCGGCGCCAACCAGCAGTGGGACCTGGTCCCGGTCATCGCCGGGGGCGGCGGGGACGGCTCGCCGACCGATCCCGCCATCCACTACTTCGGCCGCTGGGACACCCGCGACAGCGGCGCCTACGTGCCCGGCTGGGCCGGGGCGTACCTGGAGACGTCCTTCACCGGCACCTCGGTCGCCGCGAACCAGCGCGGCACCATCGACCTCTACTACAGCGTCGACGGCGGCCCCTACACGTGGCTGCGCGACGTCAGCGGCACCGTCACCCTCGCCGACGGCCTCGCCGACGGCGAGCACACGCTCCGCCTCGGCTACCGAGAGGTGGCGGGCTCGTACACGGGGGACGCGGTGTTCCGCGGCCTGGCCTTCGACCCCGGTGCCGGGACCGTCGCCTCGACGCCGCCGGACCGCGTCATCGAGTTCGTCGGCGACTCGATCACCGTCGGCCAGCCCAACGGGAACCGGCCCTTCACCTCCTATCCCTGGCTGGTCGGCGAACGCCTCGGCGCGGGGCACACCCAGATCGCCCAGGGAGGTGCGTGCCTGCTGCCGAGCGACTGCTACGGCATGCTCGACTGGTTCCTGCGCACCTCGTCCGCCGACGGCTCCCCCGCCTGGGACTTCCGGTACGACGCGGCGGCCGTCGTGATCAACCTCGGCACCAACGACATCGGGCGGCGCCCCACCTCCGAGGAGTTCCGCGACGGCTACGTCGAGCTGATCGCCCGCGCCCGCGCGGAGTACCCCACCGCGGAGATCTTCGCCCTGCGGACCTTCCGCGGGCGCTACACCACCGAGACGGAGGAGGCGGTACGGATCCACAACGACCGCGGTGACGGCGGCGTCCGGTTCGTCGACACCACCGGTTGGATCGGCGACGAGCACCTGGTCGACTCGGTCCACCCGAACGAGGCCGGGCACCGCGTCATCGCCGACCGCCTGACGCCGATCATCGGCGGGCAGCTCGGCTGA
- a CDS encoding type IV secretion system protein: MTHQHVHRRGWRRLLMTFLLLVGFLVLPLTSAHANPLCPGQPAPLPESAGSGSDGLLVPPQSQSAIEGSPDGLPPDASMYGQYGTAGTQWHMITESCVDGISNGAQATLANTAWDLSQTINQSTITVYQAATSDGLLSSFNELVENVVVTLREGIWRPLIPTVVILGALWLGWFGLIRKRMTLTIESTIWMVAATALGMWILVNPAQVMGLSSGLVNSGSQLVTSTVGQVPYGGGSGSCPAGAAPPERAAWESEADFQVRRNADMLWSSLVCQPWVAGQFGNDPTGQNVARRHAAELIAAQGVSRVEQQQIVDGEVDANELLTQKQQDYEEISSRVESSYPSVYPLYSGQDQGSRLGVATLALFASIFAGGLILAGSVALIVLKIAFLLLFLLSPIFLLIGIHPGYGRMVLLRWVELMVGFLLKQIFLVLLISLLVMCYGMVMSTNLGWGLQMILLALFTLALFIYRKPFAYLFSSVNANSFTSRIVSDTAQSRALSRSAAVLPPVANLKAQAWGLRRAPMIAGAAAGVPAGTGGPTGVPEGTVGEEPQTEGGPVRGDGNRVRGVAGYGRVRDNGSAPPLRMNRETSAASGSRAATANRSSDQAPTLSGGGSGSIPPRPSGGYTGTGDSGWASVFGTDSGDRGGSRRRDDGGGRGGPVVGSDRPAAPGRAASSERPEPSSGRGIFNGREETPAKGSFGSRGSRWGTPRERRERSAPQRPARPAPSPPGGRGDGDGGWLTGSGKRKDNAPITPFWGESSSTSARDRKRDVPFWLNDD; this comes from the coding sequence ATGACGCATCAGCACGTCCACCGGCGGGGTTGGCGACGCCTTCTGATGACGTTCCTCCTGCTAGTCGGTTTCCTCGTGCTGCCGCTCACCAGCGCTCACGCGAACCCTTTGTGCCCGGGCCAGCCAGCACCCCTGCCGGAATCGGCGGGCAGCGGTTCCGACGGCCTGCTCGTCCCTCCGCAGTCCCAGTCGGCCATCGAAGGATCTCCGGACGGACTGCCTCCCGACGCGAGCATGTACGGGCAGTACGGAACGGCCGGAACGCAATGGCACATGATCACCGAATCGTGTGTGGACGGAATCTCCAACGGCGCCCAGGCGACACTGGCGAACACGGCATGGGATCTGTCGCAGACCATCAACCAGTCGACCATCACGGTCTACCAGGCGGCCACGTCCGACGGTCTTCTCTCCAGCTTCAACGAATTGGTCGAGAACGTCGTCGTCACGCTTCGCGAGGGCATCTGGCGGCCGCTCATCCCGACGGTGGTCATTCTCGGGGCGCTGTGGCTGGGATGGTTCGGCCTCATCCGCAAGCGGATGACCCTCACCATCGAATCGACCATCTGGATGGTGGCGGCCACGGCGTTGGGCATGTGGATCCTGGTCAACCCGGCCCAGGTGATGGGGCTGTCCAGCGGACTGGTGAACTCCGGGAGCCAGTTGGTGACCAGCACGGTGGGACAGGTTCCCTATGGAGGCGGGTCGGGGTCGTGCCCGGCGGGAGCCGCGCCGCCGGAACGGGCGGCGTGGGAGTCCGAGGCGGACTTCCAGGTGCGACGCAACGCCGACATGCTGTGGTCGAGCCTCGTGTGCCAACCCTGGGTCGCCGGCCAGTTCGGTAACGATCCAACTGGACAAAACGTCGCCCGCCGTCATGCCGCAGAATTGATCGCAGCGCAAGGTGTTAGCCGCGTTGAACAGCAGCAAATAGTCGACGGAGAAGTTGACGCTAATGAATTGTTGACTCAAAAGCAGCAGGACTACGAAGAGATATCATCTCGGGTCGAGTCATCGTACCCGAGCGTTTATCCTCTGTATTCCGGCCAGGATCAGGGGAGTCGATTGGGTGTTGCGACGCTCGCTCTGTTTGCTTCCATTTTTGCCGGGGGGCTCATCCTTGCGGGTTCGGTCGCTCTCATTGTCCTCAAAATCGCATTCTTGCTGCTCTTCTTGTTGTCGCCGATATTCCTGCTTATTGGAATCCATCCAGGCTATGGTCGGATGGTCTTGTTGCGCTGGGTTGAGTTGATGGTGGGTTTCCTGCTGAAGCAGATATTCCTGGTTCTTCTCATCTCTCTTCTTGTCATGTGTTACGGGATGGTCATGTCGACCAACCTCGGGTGGGGTCTGCAGATGATTCTGCTCGCGCTGTTCACCCTGGCGCTCTTCATCTACCGCAAGCCGTTCGCGTATCTCTTCTCGTCGGTGAACGCAAACTCGTTCACCTCCCGCATCGTCAGCGACACGGCGCAGAGCCGGGCTCTCAGCAGGAGCGCGGCGGTCCTACCCCCGGTCGCCAACCTGAAGGCGCAGGCGTGGGGTCTCCGCCGCGCACCGATGATCGCCGGAGCCGCCGCCGGCGTCCCGGCCGGAACGGGAGGACCGACCGGTGTGCCGGAGGGCACTGTGGGCGAGGAGCCCCAGACCGAAGGCGGCCCGGTGCGCGGTGACGGAAACCGGGTGCGAGGGGTCGCGGGTTATGGCCGTGTGCGTGACAACGGATCCGCACCGCCGCTCCGGATGAACCGGGAAACCTCCGCCGCCAGTGGGTCGCGGGCCGCGACGGCGAATCGGAGCAGTGACCAGGCTCCGACCCTGAGCGGTGGTGGAAGCGGCTCCATTCCGCCTCGGCCGAGCGGTGGCTATACCGGGACCGGCGACAGCGGATGGGCGTCCGTCTTCGGAACCGATTCCGGAGACCGTGGTGGATCGCGGCGTCGTGACGACGGTGGCGGACGGGGAGGCCCGGTGGTCGGCAGCGACCGCCCAGCGGCTCCTGGGCGTGCCGCCAGTTCGGAGCGGCCCGAGCCCAGCAGTGGTCGAGGGATCTTCAACGGCCGCGAGGAAACGCCCGCCAAGGGGAGCTTCGGCAGCCGAGGGTCCCGTTGGGGAACCCCCCGTGAGCGGCGTGAGCGGTCCGCTCCCCAACGGCCGGCTCGACCGGCACCCAGTCCGCCCGGAGGACGAGGCGATGGTGACGGTGGTTGGCTGACCGGGTCCGGAAAGCGCAAGGACAATGCTCCCATCACCCCCTTCTGGGGGGAGAGCAGCTCCACCAGTGCGAGGGACCGCAAGCGCGACGTGCCCTTCTGGCTGAACGACGACTGA
- a CDS encoding C40 family peptidase, whose product MLAMFVIPVISNSTQQVGSMLANGLVCAPNADAEQPEASGYAMDSIPENYLEIYREVGEDRGVPWNVLAGVGQVESHHGRWEGPGITEGHNDWGAAGPMQFGALDGSAAGNSWGGEPIQAVEDRPETGYGLDGNGDGIVNVYDPADAIPAAADYLLAHGLADDVRQAIYGYNHAWWYVDDVMEWAGEYSDGEFNTTDSVRTAVLCELDAQGAPIGRAPDELTQAVIDWALDQRGKPYIWGGTGPNGYDCSGLTMKAYESIGVTIPRVSQDQWAFGPEIPQGEEQPGDLVFFDVTRAGEPPGPGHMAMVIGDGLMVEAWCTNCGPIAVREYDNPNRADIVGFTRPLEHPDVKAQLEAQDNRG is encoded by the coding sequence ATGCTCGCCATGTTCGTGATTCCGGTGATCTCGAACTCGACGCAGCAGGTCGGCTCGATGCTGGCCAACGGTCTCGTCTGTGCGCCGAACGCGGACGCGGAGCAGCCTGAGGCGAGCGGTTACGCGATGGACTCCATCCCCGAGAACTATCTGGAGATCTACCGGGAGGTCGGGGAGGACCGAGGCGTTCCGTGGAACGTCCTCGCGGGAGTCGGCCAGGTGGAGTCGCACCATGGGCGATGGGAAGGGCCGGGCATCACCGAAGGACACAATGACTGGGGAGCGGCCGGCCCCATGCAGTTCGGTGCGCTCGACGGCTCTGCGGCGGGGAACAGTTGGGGCGGCGAGCCCATTCAGGCTGTCGAGGATCGGCCGGAGACCGGCTACGGGCTCGACGGCAACGGAGACGGGATCGTGAACGTCTACGATCCGGCCGACGCCATTCCCGCGGCTGCGGACTACCTCCTCGCCCACGGCCTCGCCGACGACGTTCGCCAGGCGATCTACGGGTACAACCATGCCTGGTGGTACGTGGATGACGTCATGGAGTGGGCCGGGGAGTACTCCGACGGCGAATTCAACACCACGGACTCGGTTCGCACGGCCGTTCTCTGTGAACTCGACGCGCAAGGCGCTCCCATCGGTCGTGCGCCTGACGAACTTACGCAGGCGGTCATCGACTGGGCCCTGGACCAGCGCGGGAAGCCCTACATCTGGGGTGGGACCGGACCCAATGGTTACGACTGCTCCGGACTGACGATGAAGGCCTACGAGAGCATCGGGGTGACCATTCCCCGAGTGTCGCAGGATCAGTGGGCCTTTGGTCCGGAGATTCCACAGGGGGAGGAACAGCCGGGTGACCTGGTGTTCTTCGATGTGACCAGAGCGGGAGAGCCTCCGGGGCCCGGACATATGGCCATGGTGATCGGCGACGGCCTGATGGTCGAAGCCTGGTGCACCAACTGTGGACCGATCGCCGTCCGGGAGTACGATAACCCCAATCGTGCGGACATCGTGGGTTTCACCCGTCCACTCGAGCACCCGGACGTGAAGGCCCAACTGGAGGCACAGGATAACCGTGGCTGA
- the mnmA gene encoding tRNA 2-thiouridine(34) synthase MnmA, which produces MTLRVLAAMSGGVDSAVAAARVAEAGHDVTGVHLALSKNPQSYRTGARGCCTVEDSHDARRAADVIGIPFYVWDMSEEFDREVVQDFVAEYESGNTPNPCLRCNEKIKFEAVLDRAIALGFDAVATGHHVRKIDGRLVRSVDAAKDQSYVLGVLDAEQIAHAVFPLGDCTKEEVRAEADRRGLSVADKPDSHDICFIADGDTAGFLNRRIGERPGPIQDEEGNVVGTHNGAHTFTVGQRKGLGLGGAAHPRYVLSIEPVQNTVTVGPRASLAVDEITGVRPVWSGSGPLTEPTECHVQLRAHGEVYPATVWQRGAEGGDELVVRLAEPAAGVATGQAVVVYDGDTVLGSATISATARSAAVASGTTTA; this is translated from the coding sequence ATGACTTTGCGTGTACTGGCCGCCATGTCCGGCGGAGTCGATTCCGCGGTCGCCGCGGCCCGTGTGGCCGAGGCGGGCCACGACGTCACCGGCGTTCACCTGGCGCTCTCCAAGAACCCACAGTCCTACCGCACGGGCGCGCGCGGCTGCTGCACCGTGGAGGACTCCCACGACGCGCGCCGGGCCGCCGACGTCATCGGTATCCCGTTCTACGTGTGGGACATGTCCGAGGAGTTCGACCGGGAGGTCGTGCAGGACTTCGTCGCGGAGTACGAGTCGGGGAACACGCCCAACCCGTGCCTGCGGTGCAACGAGAAGATCAAGTTCGAGGCGGTGCTGGACCGGGCGATCGCGCTGGGCTTCGACGCCGTGGCCACCGGCCACCACGTGCGCAAGATCGACGGGCGCCTCGTGCGCAGCGTCGACGCGGCCAAGGACCAGTCCTACGTCCTGGGCGTGCTCGACGCCGAGCAGATCGCGCACGCCGTGTTCCCGCTCGGGGACTGCACCAAGGAGGAGGTCCGCGCCGAGGCCGACCGCCGCGGCCTGTCGGTGGCGGACAAGCCCGACAGCCACGACATCTGCTTCATCGCCGACGGCGACACCGCGGGCTTCCTGAACCGGCGGATCGGCGAGCGTCCCGGCCCCATCCAGGACGAGGAGGGGAACGTGGTGGGCACCCACAACGGCGCGCACACGTTCACCGTGGGCCAGCGCAAGGGGCTGGGCCTGGGCGGTGCCGCGCACCCGCGCTACGTGCTGTCCATCGAGCCGGTCCAGAACACCGTGACGGTGGGTCCGCGCGCGTCGCTGGCCGTGGACGAGATCACGGGTGTGCGGCCGGTGTGGAGCGGATCCGGCCCGCTGACCGAGCCGACCGAGTGCCACGTCCAGTTGCGCGCGCACGGCGAGGTGTACCCCGCGACGGTGTGGCAGCGCGGAGCCGAGGGCGGCGACGAGCTGGTCGTGCGCCTGGCCGAACCGGCCGCGGGCGTGGCCACCGGGCAGGCGGTCGTGGTCTACGACGGCGACACGGTGCTGGGGTCGGCGACGATCTCGGCGACGGCGCGCTCGGCCGCGGTCGCCAGCGGGACGACCACCGCCTGA
- a CDS encoding serine/threonine-protein kinase, with protein MSSPGRSTVGRYELRERLGAGGMGTVWRAWDPALQRDVAVKEVQLPDGMDPDERAEAHARSMREAQATARIHSGAVVAVHDVLDDGESPWIVMELLSGQSLAQYLEQHGPMPVDRVEEAARSLLGGLRAAHAVGVTHRDVKPANIMLTEDDRTVLTDFGIANVDGSTALTQTGVYIGSPEYMAPERFEGERALPASDLWSLGVTLFALVEGRSPFKRDSITGIITAVLTAPVPPPLSDGSARGGAAGAPLQELIAALLNRDPAQRPDPDQALALLERARRAPGNGAGGPVSGSDTGAQGTPPSGPSGGTALHAPEHGGSGAHTGMGSAAGHPGGVGGSSTPQGGAGGTTVGGPPSGPGPHTPTPFGHPGGHAAPSAAHAPQQPQQPQQPQPQPQPQPQPQPQQQYPQGYAQGPTRQGPVPGRPTGPQPGVGPRPGTGGQPSGPMQAPTGRTAPNHAGGFVPGTTRTGYYPTPAQGVPSAAAPGAQGAPGTGPRQGATARFTDDPRYGVRGAQPVSGGLGGDGVPKPAAVIVASAMLGVNAIYLMVLTALFVAEVLDGSEEYGWGTVAALGAWGLFAAFAAVGLMTRSRLLYGAVVIVQILVAVLLVFTLFSVLVYSPEQLWLYALMLVFQLVIGGLLLVPPRSRAFFGFGEAFGSTHR; from the coding sequence ATGTCCTCCCCCGGTCGCTCCACCGTGGGCCGATACGAACTACGGGAGCGGCTCGGCGCGGGCGGCATGGGCACGGTCTGGCGCGCGTGGGACCCCGCCCTGCAGCGCGACGTCGCCGTCAAGGAGGTCCAGCTCCCCGACGGCATGGACCCGGACGAGCGCGCCGAGGCGCACGCCCGGTCGATGCGTGAGGCCCAGGCGACCGCCCGGATCCACAGCGGCGCGGTGGTGGCCGTCCACGACGTGCTGGACGACGGCGAGAGCCCGTGGATCGTCATGGAGCTGCTCAGCGGCCAGTCTCTGGCCCAGTACCTGGAGCAGCACGGACCGATGCCCGTCGATCGCGTCGAGGAGGCCGCCCGGTCGCTGCTGGGCGGGCTGAGGGCGGCGCACGCCGTCGGCGTCACCCATCGGGACGTCAAGCCCGCGAACATCATGCTGACCGAGGACGACCGGACCGTGCTCACCGACTTCGGCATCGCCAACGTCGACGGCAGCACCGCACTGACCCAGACGGGCGTGTACATCGGCTCACCCGAGTACATGGCCCCCGAGCGGTTCGAGGGTGAGCGGGCCCTGCCCGCGTCCGACCTGTGGAGCCTGGGCGTCACGCTGTTCGCTCTGGTCGAGGGGCGGTCTCCGTTCAAGCGGGACAGCATCACGGGCATCATCACGGCCGTGCTGACCGCGCCGGTCCCGCCTCCGCTGTCCGACGGCTCCGCGCGCGGCGGCGCGGCGGGCGCTCCGCTGCAGGAGCTCATCGCCGCCCTGCTCAACCGGGATCCCGCCCAGCGGCCCGACCCCGACCAGGCCCTGGCACTGCTGGAACGCGCCCGGCGCGCGCCGGGGAACGGCGCCGGCGGACCCGTGTCCGGCTCGGACACCGGCGCCCAGGGCACGCCGCCCAGTGGGCCTTCCGGCGGTACCGCGCTCCATGCTCCGGAGCATGGAGGCTCGGGCGCCCACACCGGAATGGGATCGGCCGCGGGACACCCGGGAGGCGTCGGCGGGTCGTCCACGCCTCAGGGCGGGGCCGGTGGAACCACCGTCGGCGGGCCGCCGTCCGGACCAGGGCCGCACACACCGACTCCGTTCGGGCACCCCGGAGGCCACGCGGCCCCTTCGGCCGCACACGCCCCACAACAGCCACAACAGCCACAACAGCCACAGCCACAGCCACAGCCACAGCCACAGCCACAGCCACAGCAGCAGTATCCGCAGGGCTACGCGCAGGGGCCGACACGGCAGGGGCCGGTGCCGGGCCGGCCGACGGGCCCCCAACCTGGTGTCGGGCCCCGGCCGGGCACGGGCGGGCAGCCGTCCGGACCGATGCAGGCGCCCACGGGTCGCACCGCGCCGAACCACGCGGGCGGGTTCGTGCCCGGCACCACCCGGACCGGCTACTACCCGACGCCCGCCCAGGGCGTTCCGAGTGCGGCCGCCCCCGGCGCGCAGGGCGCGCCCGGAACCGGGCCGCGGCAGGGCGCCACCGCCCGCTTCACCGACGATCCGCGCTACGGCGTCCGCGGGGCGCAGCCGGTCAGCGGTGGGCTGGGCGGCGACGGCGTTCCCAAGCCGGCGGCGGTGATCGTCGCGTCGGCCATGCTGGGCGTCAACGCGATCTACCTGATGGTCCTCACGGCGCTGTTCGTCGCCGAGGTCCTGGACGGTTCCGAGGAGTACGGCTGGGGCACGGTGGCGGCGCTGGGCGCCTGGGGGCTGTTCGCGGCCTTCGCCGCCGTGGGTCTGATGACCCGCTCGCGCCTGCTGTACGGCGCTGTGGTGATCGTGCAGATCCTGGTGGCGGTGCTACTGGTGTTCACGCTGTTCTCGGTGCTGGTCTACTCACCGGAGCAGCTGTGGCTCTACGCCCTGATGCTGGTGTTCCAACTGGTCATCGGCGGCCTCCTGCTCGTGCCGCCGAGGTCGAGGGCGTTCTTCGGCTTCGGTGAGGCGTTCGGCAGCACCCACCGCTGA